The following coding sequences lie in one Pempheris klunzingeri isolate RE-2024b chromosome 13, fPemKlu1.hap1, whole genome shotgun sequence genomic window:
- the oip5 gene encoding protein Mis18-beta, which yields MEFDGSLLIQCTGDEKLPSEAEHKQRMTLHCQQCHTVLGDSLGVCGEIKCMDSIMCLKVTNDVVVSDVMESGKKGEMANCIYSALKCRGCRSAVGKVIHSAPSRLAVARSIFLLYKANISCYILNSSSMVKASTLVFDLKGFRESITEVRRQFEAQLDEMSRVKSRLADRSVSSEISK from the exons ATGGAGTTTGACGGGAGCCTCTTAATCCAGTGTACCGGCGATGAAAAGCTGCCCTCAGAGGCAGAGCACAAGCAGCGGATGACTCTCCACTGTCAGCAGTGCCACACCGTGTTGGGGGACTCCCTCGGTGTCTGTGGGGAGATTAAATGTATGGACTCAATCATGTGTCTGA AAGTCACCAATGATGTGGTTGTCAGTGATGTAATGGAGTcaggaaaaaaaggggaaatggCTAATTG CATCTACAGCGCTCTGAAATGTCGAGGATGCCGCTCGGCTGTGGGGAAAGTTATTCACTCAGCCCCGTCGCGCTTGGCTGTGGCTCgctccatctttctcctctaCAAAGCAAACATCAGCTG ttATATCCTCAACAGCAGCTCAATGGTGAAAGCATCCACACTTGTGTTTGATCTGAAGGGCTTCAGAGAAAGCATTACTGAG GTGAGACGGCAGTTTGAAGCACAGTTGGATGAGATGTCGCGTGTGAAGAGCAGACTGGCCGACAGGAGTGTTTCCAGCGAAATTAGCAAGTGA
- the nusap1 gene encoding nucleolar and spindle-associated protein 1, producing the protein MDLDSMKYAELRSLAKELGLKANMKTDKLLMAIKQHYQLEKSKEEEEGKAHEEDATAVQEVKNDQENKDSSCTEGVSSPAVFVNIRRGKGKRGTKRKISDTAAVDKCDAELPPSAAEGDTAVVASSAPSDVRGAKKRKVPSAKDADKTEPEPPKEPESIELQQPDIKVTGDTEKAAKVAKAGKIPRYQRLQQKNKPPLKPITPNFKKLHEAHFNKMESIDSYVQRKTKQMETYRSSVKDQKTLSDKTKQPQVDGKTQERAKPSGASLFSPILGNKRTAEDKRRHTLLSASKAPPNKPAGKEDAPFRPSVLSTRRINVRFSEATHDNECKRSMVKTPARMSLCVASSTPQKVTADGGKPNSAKTSAFSATKAPGPFVFTGNTSTSTTPGTNKKPQFDLKASLSRPLGYKPHAGKLKPFGETKENAAENKSLISNSHQKNYKQHQVQTREDRRAKKTEDRKQKKEGMLGARRGLVMM; encoded by the exons ATGGATTTGGACTCCATGAAGTATGCAGAGCTGCGGAGCCTCGCCAAGGAGCTCGGGCTTAAAGCGAACATGAAG ACCGATAAACTCCTGATGGCGATCAAGCAGCATTATCAACTAGAAaagagcaaagaggaggaggaagggaag GCACATGAGGAGGATGCCACTGCTGTTCAAGAAGTCAAAAATGATCAGGAAAATAAAGACTCATCTTGCACGGAAGGAGTTTCCAGCCCCGCTGTGTTTGTGAACATACGTCgagggaaaggaaagagaggaacCAAGAGAAAGATCTCTGACACTGCAGCAGTGGACAAGTGTGATGCCGAGTTACCTCCAAGTGCTGCAGAG GGAGACACTGCAGTGGTGGCATCTAGTGCACCCTCTGATGTCCGGGGTGCTAAGAAGAGAAAAGTGCCCTCCGCCAAGGATGCTGACAAGACTGAACCCGAGCCTCCAAAGGAGCCTGAATCCattgagctgcagcagcctgacaTTAAGGTGACTGGTGATACAG AAAAGGCAGCAAAAGTGGCCAAAGCTGGTAAAATCCCTCGTTACCAAAGGCTCCAGCAGAAGAACAAGCCGCCACTGAAGCCGATCACTCCTA ACTTCAAAAAACTCCATGAGGCGCATTTCAACAAAATGGAGTCGATTGACTCTTATGTCCAGCGAAAGACCAAGCAGATGGAGACTTACAGAAGTTCAGTTAAAGATCAGAAG ACTCTTTCGGACAAAACTAAACAGCCACAAGTTGACGGCAAAACTCAAGAG AGGGCAAAGCCAAGTGGTGCTTCCTTGTTCAGCCCTATCTTGGGGAACAAGAGAACAGCTGAGGACAAACGCAGACACACTTTGCTCTCGGCCAGTAAAGCTCCTCCAAATAAACCTGCTGGAAAGGAAGATGCTCCGTTCAGACCGTCTGTTCTTTCCACTCGCAGGATCAATGTTCG atTCTCAGAGGCGACTCATGACAATGAGTGTAAGAGGTCCATGGTGAAGACGCCGGCACGCATGTCGCTCTGCGTGGCCTCGAGCACCCCACAAAAAGTGACTGCTGATGGAGGAAAGCCAAACAGTGCCAAGACTTCCGCTTTCTCTGCCACAAAAGCTCCAG GACCGTTTGTTTTCACCGGTAACACGAGCACTTCAACAACCCCTGGAACAAACAAGAAGCCACAATTTGATCTGAAGGCGAGTCTGTCTCGTCCCCTCGGCTACAAGCCCCATGCAG GTAAACTGAAGCCATTtggagagacaaaagaaaatgcagcGGAAAACAAGTCGCTGATCTCAAACTCTCATCAGAAAAATTACAAACAGCATCAAGTCCAGACAAG GGAGGACAGAAGagcaaaaaagacagaagaccGGAAGCAGAAGAAAGAGGGCATGCTCGGGGCAAGAAGAGGCCTCGTCatgatgtaa
- the rtf1 gene encoding RNA polymerase-associated protein RTF1 homolog: MVNVKKRKGRVVIDSDSEDSASDDNLDQELLSLAKRKRVDSGEQEEPVSKPAASTDSETSDSDDEWTVGGTKGKKKVKQGKGSDKKNATKKKVNKTASGSSDGDSSAESSAPEEGEVSDSESNSSSSSSDSDSSEDEVFRDGYDDDLMGDAEDRARLEQMTEKEREQELFNRIEKREVLKRRFEIKKKLKTAKKKEKEEKKKKQEEEQEKRKQSQVQDTQVVMSHNKERRSKRDEKLDKKSQAMEELKAEREKKKNKTAELLAKRQPLKTSEVYSDDEEEEEEDDDKSSVKSDRSSRSSSYDDDEKEETPPKSQPVSLPDELNRIRLSRHKLERWCHMPFFAKTVTGCFVRIGIGNSSSKPVYRVAEIVDVVETAKVYQLGSTRTNKGLQLRHGGDTRVFRLEFVSNQEFAESEFMKWKEAMIVAGMQVPTLDEITKKEQSIKEALNYKFNDKDIEDIVKEKDRFRKAPPNYAMKKTQLLKDKAMAEESGDGEKVKVIQDELNELEERAEALDRQRTKNISAISYINQRNRSWNIVESEKALVAEGQNAKNQQMDPFTRRQCKPTMVSNARDPSVHAAILAHLNQKYGSGSAASDPSSAEKNKLGQPNSKDKDVPKPTTDLSEDLFKVHDFDVKIDLQVPNAEAKSLSVSSNALPVKDGAPRRSLNLEDYKKRRGLI; this comes from the exons ATGGTGAATGTAAAGAAGCGGAAAGGTCGGGTCGTGATTGATTCTGACTCCGAAGATAGTGCTAGCGACGATAATTTAGATCAG GAGCTCTTGTCTTtggcaaagaggaagagggtcGATTCGGGTGAGCAGGAAGAGCCAGTTAGCAAACCTGCAGCTTCTACAGACTCTGAGACATCCGATAGTGATGATGAG TGGACTGTGGGTGGCACCAAAGGCAAAAAGAAGGTTAAGCAAGGGAAAGGGTCTGACAAGAAGAATGCTACAAAGAAGAAGGTTAATAAAACGGCATCTGGCAGCTCAGATGGGGACAGCTCAGCTGAGAGCTCTGCACCAGAGGAGG GTGAGGTGTCTGATTCCGAGAGCAACAGTTCGTCCTCCAGCTCCGACTCGGACTCCTCAGAGGACGAGGTGTTCAGGGACGGTTATGACGACGACTTGATGGGAGACGCGGAGGACAGAGCTCGGCTGGAGCAGATGacggagaaggagagagagcaagagctGTTCAACAGAATTGAGAAGAGAGAGGTGCTGAAGAGACG ttttgaaaTTAAGAAGAAGCTGAAGACGgcaaagaagaaggagaaagaggagaagaaaaagaagcaggaggaagagcaagAAAAGAGGAAGCAATCTCAGGTTCAAGACACACAAGTG GTCATGTCACACAACAAGGAGAGGCGATCCAAACGCGACGAAAAACTTGACAAGAAGTCCCAGGCCATGGAGGAACTCAAAGCTGAGcgtgagaagaagaaaaacaaaacag CGGAGCTTCTGGCCAAACGCCAGCCCCTGAAGACGAGTGAGGTTTACTCTGAtgacgaggaggaagaagaagaggacgaCGACAAGTCATCAGTCAAAAGTGATCGGAGTTCACGTTCATCTTCCTACGATGACGACGA aaaagaagaaactcCCCCGAAGTCACAGCCTGTTTCGCTACCAGATGAGCTCAACAGGATCCGCCTGTCCAGGCACAAGCTGGAGCGCTGGTGCCACATGCCCTTCTTTGCTAAGACTGTGACTGGCTGCTTTGTGAGGATAGGGATTgggaacagcagcagtaaaccagtTTATAGG GTTGCTGAAATTGTGGATGTGGTGGAGACAGCGAAGGTTTACCAACTTGGATCAACGCGAACAAACAAGGGGTTACAGTTAAG GCATGGTGGTGACACACGGGTGTTCAGGCTCGAGTTTGTATCGAATCAGGAGTTTGCAGAGAGCGAGTTCATGAAGTGGAAAGAGGCG ATGATCGTTGCAGGAATGCAAGTACCAACTCTTGACGAAATCACCAAAAAGGAGCAGTCCATCAAAGAAGCTCTGAACTATAAATTCAATGACAAAGACATCGAGGAT ATTGTTAAAGAAAAGGACCGTTTCCGAAAAGCACCCCCAAATTATGCCATGAAGAAAACGCAGCTACTCAAAGATAAG GCGATGGCAGAGGAGAGCGGAGATGGTGAAAAAGTGAAAGTTATCCAGGACGAGCTGAACGAGCTTGAAGAAAGAGCAGAGGCtctggacagacagaggacCAAGAACATCTCTGCCATCAG CTACATCAATCAGAGGAACAGAAGCTGGAACATCGTTGAATCTGAGAAAGCTCTTGTG GCTGAAGggcaaaatgccaaaaaccAACAAATGGACCCTTTCACACGAAGACAGTGCAAACCCACCATGGTGTCTAAC GCCAGAGACCCGTCGGTCCACGCCGCTATTCTTGCTCACCTGAACCAGAAGTACGGCTCGGGGTCAGCAGCATCAGATCCTTCTAGCGCAGAGAAGAACAAACTG GGTCAACCAAACTCAAAAGACAAAGATGTCCCCAAGCCAACCACTGACCTCTCAGAAGACTTGTTTAAAGTTCACGACTTTGACGTTAAGATTGACCTACAGGTTCCGAATGCAG AGGCAAAGTCTCTGTCTGTGAGCTCCAATGCGCTGCCGGTGAAGGACGGCGCCCCCCGCAGGTCCCTCAACCTGGAAGACTACaagaagaggagggggctgATCTGA
- the ndufaf1 gene encoding complex I intermediate-associated protein 30, mitochondrial gives MSLPKITRLPSVRLLSSIHHSHHQQLLLPSTTPLTVPRRTVIQNEYRRPGQPKENKFPWQKINFNFSKGLEGIKKHFTLLKQEFSDNLVGPEGKTLVEHMLEQNRVIWEFRGPENLEQWTLSSDREIGGQSEVYLKLGRNNNTCLLYGNLNSTPPRDGETRYSGYCTMRSKKQLASFDRQKHYDWSSFNILHLRVRGDGRPWMINIAAETYFSHQKDDIYNYFLYTRGGPYWQEVKIPFSKFFLTHRGRIQDDQHCLWLDKINSIGFTLGDKVDGPFQLEIDYIGVCKDHAHTEDFAYEVYKRNPEV, from the exons ATGTCTCTGCCAAAGATCACACGTCTCCCCTCAGTGAGGCTGCTGAGCTCCATCCACCACAGCCACCACCAACAGCTGCTCCTCCCCTCCACCACTCCTCTCACTGTGCCCAGAAGAACTGTGATCCAGAATGAATACAGACGACCTGGCCAGCCCAAAGAGAACAAGTTCCCATGGCAGAAGATTAACTTTAATTTCTCCAAGGGTTTGGAGGGGATAAAGAAGCATTTCACACTGCTGAAACAGGAGTTTTCTGACAACTTGGTTGGTCCAGAAGGCAAAACGCTCGTCGAGCACATGTTGGAGCAGAACCGGGTGATATGGGAGTTCAGAGGTCCAGAGAATCTGGAGCAGTGGACGTTGTCCTCAGATCGAGAGATAGGAGGCCAAAGTGAAGTTTACTTGAAGCTTGGCAGAAACAATAATACCTGTCTTCTGTACGGGAATCTGAACTCTACTCCGCCGAGGGATGGAGAGACACGCTATAGCGGCTACTGCACCATGCGCTCAAAGAAACAACTG GCTTCATTTGATAGACAAAAGCACTATGATTGGTCCAGTTTCAACATCCTGCATTTGCGAGTGCGCGGCGATGGCCGTCCGTGGATGATCAACATTGCAGCAGAAACCTACTTCTCGCACCAGAAAGATGACATATACAATTATTTCCTGTACACCAGGGGAGGACCCTACTGGCAAGAGGTCAAG ATCCCTTTCTCCAAGTTCTTCCTTACACATCGTGGGAGGATACAAGATGATCAGCATTGTCTCTGGCTGGACAAG ATAAACAGCATTGGATTTACCTTGGGGGATAAAGTTGACGGCCCGTTCCAGTTGGAGATTGATTACATTGGCGTCTGCAAAGATCATGCCCACACGGAGGACTTTGCGTATGAGGTGTACAAGAGGAATCCTGAAGTTTGA
- the golga5 gene encoding golgin subfamily A member 5 gives MSWFAELAGKAEELLNKVDQGAATALTKSQTRTSSFSSSYEIESTVKPEYNTAGHKTDAAVTHHAYASSDGPSSYISAAAGNIKRSNATLLAGTSNIASIPSGSGSSAPNSAKASSSFVRPRKSEQDVDDDMLFDFLNSSDPPVSNRRDSRREPVKVTAPVTETQNPTPPPSTSPHTIPSAPSTPPSTRGVSRASSMSSLSAHSIKTSEDSSAKEQSQETPESSDSGLAVPQESSKQEAPPPTEEPQSHILSSLRLENQLLRSEVASLNQEMASVIQRAKDLQDELNQTRLRADKWNSEQSQTDRMLRELRSRVDDLTEALSAKDGQLAVLKIRLDEADQLLKSRSAALDEMQKEKSRILQDHTEGSCMQSQALETIQERLREAELSLRREQDSYRQMQSEYAGRLSKVEAERQTLAETVTAAERRSAEEKPRVEDLQQQVKSAKAAAETAKQELQDYKHKASRILQSKEKLISSLKEGSGLDTLDGSGAMALELEDLRHEKELQREDIQKFQEQVHALRIEIQDLENQALTEAETWREQQAQLEEQQALQNRAKKEVEAEVERYKQELQYLEEEQHRAKTTLQSRVKDREDEIQKLRNQLTNKTISSSQTELENRLHQLTETLIQKQTMLEALGTEKSSLVFQLERLEQQLKNAQGGQSGGPTINMSGLEGPGARQRNTPVLFSEHDSPGVYGKVRKAASTIDRFSIRLGIFLRRYPMARVFVILYMVVLHLWVMIVLLTYTPEMHHGHPGGR, from the exons ATGTCTTGGTTTGCTGAATTGGCTGGGAAGGCTGAAGAACTCCTGAATAAAGTGGACCAGGGCGCTGCCACTGCCCTGACCAAAAGCCAGACAAGAACATCCTCTTTTTCGTCATCCTATGAAATAGAGTCAACTGTCAAACCTGAATACAACACTGCAGGGCACAAGACAGATGCAGCGGTGACACATCATGCCTATGCCTCCTCTGATGGTCCATCAAGCTATATCTCTGCAGCAGCGGGGAACATCAAGAGATCCAATGCAACCCTGCTGGCTGGCACTTCAAACATTGCCAGTATTCCCTCTGGTTCTGGCAGCAGCGCCCCCAACTCTGCCAAGGCTTCGTCAAGTTTTGTGAGGCCCAGAAAGAGCGAGCAGGATGTGGACGATGACATGCTCTTTGACTTTCTGAACAGCTCGGACCCTCCAGTCAGCAACAGGAGGGATTCAAGAAGAGAACCTGTGAAAGTGACAGCTCCTGTTACTGAGACCCAAAACCCAacccctcctccttccaccTCTCCTCATACCATCCCCTCAGCCCCGTCGACTCCACCCTCAACCCGGGGTGTATCCAGGGCCTCAAGCATGAGCTCACTGTCTGCTCACAGCATCAAAACATCAGAGGACAGCTCTGCTAAAGAACAAAGCCAAG AGACACCTGAGAGTTCAGACTCAGGCTTGGCTGTCCCTCAGGAGTCCAGCAAGCAGGAGGCTCCCCCTCCCACAGAGGAGCCACAGAGCCACATCCTGTCCAGTCTGCGTCTGGAAAATCAGCTGCTGCGCAGTGAGGTGGCCTCCCTCAACCAGGAGATGGCATCAGTCATCCAGAGAGCAAAAGACTTACAAGATG AACTGAACCAGACCCGACTACGTGCAGACAAATGGAACTCAGAGCAGTCTCAGACTGACCGGATGCTACGGGAACTTCGGTCACGAGTTGATGACCTAACAGAAGCCCTCTCTGCCAAAGATGGTCAACTTGCAGTCCTGAAAATCAGACTTGATGAAGCTGATCAGCTGCTAAAGTCCCGCAGTGCTGCATTAGATGAGATGCAGAAGGAAAAGTCAAG AATCCTGCAGGACCACACAGAAGGGAGCTGCATGCAGTCTCAAGCTCTCGAAACGATACAGGAGAGACTGCGAGAGGCTGAACTGAGCCTCAGGAGGGAACAGGACAGCTACCGGCAGATGCAG AGTGAGTATGCTGGCCGCCTGTCCAAAGTGGAGGCTGAGAGGCAGACCCTCGCAGAGACGGTGACTGCTGCAGAGCGGCGATCTGCAGAGGAGAAGCCCAGGGTGGAAGACTTACAACAGCAAGTGAAAAGTGCCAAAGCTGCAGCTGAGACTGCCAAACAGGAGTTACAAGACTACAAGCACAAAGCTTCACGAATCCTACAA TCCAAAGAGAAGTTGATCAGCAGTCTGAAGGAGGGATCTGGTCTGGACACTCTGGACGGCAGCGGAGCCATGGCTCTGGAGCTCGAGGATCTGCGTCATGAGAAGGAACTGCAGAGGGAGGACATCCAAAAATTCCAGGAGCAAGTGCACGCACTTCGGATAGAAATACAG GATTTGGAGAATCAGGCCCTGACAGAGGCAGAAACCTGGCGGGAACAACAGGCGCAGTTAGAGGAGCAGCAGGCCTTACAGAACAGAGCTAagaaggaggtggaggctgAAGTCGAACGCTACAAACAG GAGCTGCAGTACCTAGAGGAAGAGCAACATCGAGCCAAAACCACTCTGCAGAGCAGAGTCAAGGACAGGGAAGATGAAATCCAAAAACTCAGGAACCAG TTGACCAACAAGACTATTAGCAGCAGCCAAACAGAGCTGGAGAATCGTCTCCACCAGCTGACAGAGACGCTGATCCAGAAGCAGACGATGCTGGAGGCTCTGGGCACGGAAAAAAGCTCCCTGGTCTTCCAGCTGGAGCGTCTGGAACAGCAGCTGAAGAACGCTCAGGGGGGACAAAGTGGAGGGCCGACCATCAACATGAGCGGCCTAGAGGGGCCAG gggCACGACAAAGAAACACACCCGTCCTTTTCAGTGAGCATGACAGTCCAGGAGTGTACGGCAAAGTGCGCAAGGCAGCCAGCACCATTGACCGTTTCAG CATCAGACTGGGAATCTTCTTGAGGCGCTACCCCATGGCCAGAGTTTTTGTTATCCTGTACATG GTGGTACTGCACCTGTGGGTCATGATTGTTCTCCTGACCTACACACCAGAAATGCACCATGGCCATCCTGGTGGAAGATAA